A window of Ammospiza caudacuta isolate bAmmCau1 chromosome 13, bAmmCau1.pri, whole genome shotgun sequence genomic DNA:
gaagCCACAGCAGAGCATCAGGGCCCTGCTGGGTCTGGTCCCTCAGCACCTGGGtgtgagcagctcagctctgaggCTCACACAGGCACTGACCCACGGTGATGGGATGGACTGTGAGCTCCTGTCTCACCTGGGGGCTTGGCTGCTGTCAGGAACCACTGCCCCTGCCTTGctgcctgcccccagcactggatcTAGGCCTGCCATCATTTCCTCAAGAATCCTCATAGACATTGCTCCAGGAGAGCTCCTTTTGCTGAGCAGGTTGGTCTGTGTGACAAGAACTGCCCTTTATTCCCAACAGCCTGGTGATCCATTGCTATGGAGGAAACTTCATGTGGGAGACCAAAGAAACATTGTGAAACAATCCAGAGGACTTCATTCATGCCACTcaattaataaataagcctatttacatattttaaaggTTTCTTGACACTGGTTTGTAAGAGACAAGTGCAGGAATTGCTGCACTGCACTTCTTGACTGTGAAGGGAGacattttttttcaggcaaGGAGGTTGTGAGATGAGGAGCTCGTatgtgctgctgcattggtgtccctgctgtggagACTGGAATGTTCCACTTCTGAATTCTGTCACCTGCACAAGGACATCAGGCTTTGCTTGGGTAGCATTGCAGATGTGAGAACACAGAGACTGTACTGGCATTGCTCTGAACTCATCTGCCCCCAAAACTCAGGTTTTTCAGTGCAAAACAGTGCTTGTAGCCCCAGCCCCATTCGCTCCACAGCCAAGAGTTGTGCTGTGGTGTGGGAACCCAGAGCATCCCTCTGGCTGGCCAGGGTggccaggaccctgccaggggctcagagaccctggcacagagcccagaacacctgtgggtttgattgtgacccgtggagcaaattaccaaccttagatgaagatcagcaagccacaacagtttaggtagaataacagtgaagttatcacggggtggaaaagtcgattttggggtttttggtatgggggttcaggaggcaagatggagggatctgggcatgtccagcctttctccttcttcttcttcttggcctccatcttctgctgtgatggtggcactcacagattggtttagagtagaagctcacggtctaacacaggtgatagggattggaaagtaattgtgAACATTgcacacgtagtttttagtataaagccATAAcagtgccctgggggcaggcagagtgcctggaactgtcctgctggatggacctgggcagggcaggagaaagaattttatagataaggaacaataaacaaccttgagactgagaaatgaagagccctgactgcTTCTtcaagtgctgggctgggaaaagagactttgaaTAATCTTGGGGTCACTTGGAGAAGCGAGAGATCCCGACACTGTGGCAGGCTCTGAACACACCaggggatgatgatgatgatgatgatgatgatgatgatgatgatgctgaaccctggtgctgctgttttATAGAAACACTGCACAGATTTGGAAACACTGCCATCACCCCGGAGCATTGGGAGGCCTCTCCCGGCTGTGCCGGGCGCTGgcaggagcggggccggggccgggccgcagAACAGGTcgggcagggaggaggcagagccgGTTCTGCCCTGGGCGCGGCCGCTCGGAGCCTCCGGGCAGCGCCCGCCCTGCTCCGCCGGGGATGCTCGGGCTGTGCTCGGGTCTGCTCGGGTCTGTTCGGGCTCTGCTCGGGCTCTGCTCGGGTTCTGCTCGGGCTCTGTTCGGGCTCTGCTCGGGCTCTGCTCGGGTTCTGCTCGGGCTCTGCTCGGGTTCTGCTCGGGCTCTGCTCGGGCTCTGCTCGGGTTCTGCTCGGGCTCTGCTCGGGCTCTGCTCGGGTCTGTTCGGGCTCTGTTCGGCTCTGTTCGGGCTCTGCTCGGGCTCTGCTCGGGCTCTGCTCGGTCTGTTCGGGTTCTGCTCGGGCTCTGCTCGGGTTCTGCTCGGGCTCTGCTCGGCTCTGTTCGGGCTCTGCTCGGGCTCTGCTCGGGCTCTGGCACCATTTTCATTTCCCCCCACTGTCCTTCATCATCAGGCCCATGAACTTGGTGAATGTAAATTTCATCCTTCATTCCAGAAGATTGTTCTGTAATTATGATCATTTTTATCCACTTAGGCAAAAAGTGAATTAGACCTTTTTTCctaaattggggagggggaataaacctttttttaaaaggcaaagtgatatttaatacttttaaaagtGGTGTTTAATAATTTTAAGTGTATTAATGGGGTGAAAGTACAGCTTATGGCAAATCTTCTTTTTGACTACATCAAGATATTTTATATTGTCATGTTTTCCCAAATGCCTTTTCCCCTTGGCACAAACAGACTTGAATAGAGTTGGCACCGAAGTAACAGAATGTGTCTTATGCCGAGCAAATTTGTGTGTTTAGAAACGTCTGAGCACTTCTGAAATGATACATGTAAATTGTTCAAGGAGTGCTCTGGGGGCTGGAGCAgaccccttccttcccttgggGGACACTGAGGAAATGGGCATCAGCTTTCCTGGCGAAATGTGCTGTAACTCCTTGTGCACTGACAGGCGCTGGATTCTGCCACAGTCTGGAGTTAAGAGTAATGAGTCAAAAGGAAAATCTTAACTTTTATAGGTCCACGGTGAAAttttctgtgccctgcagcagagggtGAGATGGAGGATGTactctgctgccacacagcctgggctgcttcaCCCTGGGGGAACcttcccttgctccctggagctgctttggCAGGGGGGCTTGGAATAAGCCTGAgccctctcctgcagcctctcactGGGGCACGTTTAAACACGGATTGGTTCCAATCACCAGTGAGGTGCTGCACTGAGCCATTGCTGCTCTGGGCcttgtcctgctgccagccaaGGACAAGGATCATTGTCCCAGTGCCAGTGGAGGCCAGGGATCCTTGTTCCAGTGTCAGCCAGGGCCAGGGATCATTGTCCTGGTGTCACTAAGGCCAGGGATCGCTGTCCCGCCGTCCCCAAGGCCAGAGTTCcttgtcctgctgtccccaagggcagggtggctgtcccactgtccccaaggccctgtgccagggctgtccccaagggcagggtggctgtcccactgtccccaaggccctgtgccagggctgtccccaagggCAGGGTGGCTGTCCCCGTGTGTGCCCGTGCAGAGGCCGCGCCACCCTTCCTGTCACtcctggccctgtccctgtccctgtgttctGGTCACtcctggccctgtccctgtgctctggtcaccctgtccctgtcaggCTCCAAGCACTTTGGCCATCACTTGGGGGAcaggagtggctgtgtggggtTTATTTTCCAGTTGGGCTTAAACCACAgcatcagtaaaaaaaaaaaacaacaatgcACTGATGaaccaaaatttcattttccaaacAAATTACTTTTATAACTCAGTGGTTTGGTTTTAAACAAGAAGGAAATGGGATCAGAGCTGTCGGGAGCAACAGGTGAAGTCACCCATGAGAGCTTCGGAAAGAGGATCACCCTCACTCAGGAGAGATCCAAGATATCATTTCCACCAAAATCACAAACAAACAGCCAGGATGTGCAGCCCCTCTTCAGACCGCAGAGGAGGGacccacagcagcctggcaaaccagctgcaggacagtggggacagacAGCCCCAGTGCAGGTCAGACATCCAGGGCAGAAATCAGCCCTGGCCTTTCCACCAGGGACGTGCAGTAACAAAGGAGATCCTTCAGGTCATCTTTTCCCTGGGAATTTTTGGTGTTCTGCTTCTCTCCCCACCTCCTGTCGAAAAATTTTCAGccttaaatttctttttctttttttttttgccttttttgttaAATCAGACATTTAGACAAAACTGTACTGAGTTTTTAATGGCTTCTATGGAGCAGAAACCTGAGTGAAAGAGGGGAACAGAGACTATTGCACTGATTTCTCCAAGACAGCTGTGTGACTTGGGCAACTCTGCACTTGAAGGAGACAGAAAAGGGATGGGAAAAATGAGGCCACTAcaagcaaaacatttttattagcTCCTGGTATGTCAACCCTACCAACTTCAGGTGCAGTTAGAATGAAAAAACATATCTGTAAAAAGTCTAACATAATCCAAAACAATCCATCAAAGTTTTCCACATGTATTAAAAGTTTAAATTCAAAAAAGAACTTCTCAAGGTTTCATTCTCTAACAGTATCTTCATAGAGATAACATCCAAGTTTTTTCCTAAGTGCAGATACAGAGCAAACAAGCATCCTCCAAAATAATCTATGGACAAAGGTAGTGTAAGAGGGAAATTAAGACAGTGTAGTAATCTACAAGACAGACACACAGGTTAAATGTAAAATAACCATACCatcaatgaaatatttaaaaattaaaataaattaaagttaCATCAAAGTTCCTGCTTTACTTTGTTTAAATCCTCAGTATAGCACATAGCACTGCAGTATGGATCATGGCAAAGACTAAGCAGTAGCAATAAAAAAGTTGCTACAGGAAAACTTCTATGGAAATAAAACAAGGCTACAGATACTCCTTCACACAGATCTATGATGGCTGTAGAAATTCCACTGAATCAGTTACTAGggccatttatttttaaaatcactgtAAATTCCTGTAATGTCAGCCAGCAGTGATCCATGCATCCCAGTTCAACACCTGCTGTCCTGCCCCTTCCACTGCTAAGCCAAGCTGCACTTCTTGTTCTCCCCAGTacctccttcccagcaggaatgccATTTTGCAGGGCACAGGTTTTTGGTAGCACTTtgaaattttctggaaaaaagcTCTTGTTCACATAAGGCCCCAGTCACTATGTGAGCAATATGAAATACAAGCTTCAATAAAAGGCTTTTATTGTCAGTGTGCTGCTTTGCCTCTTGCACATGATGCTTCATGTGCCATTTGGAGGCCAAGTGCCTGTACATATCGTCAGAGCATATTGTTATTTTTCTGGTGAACATTGGTAAGCATCCCAGCTCACTATTACTACAACCTCCCCATTAACTATAACTGGGCAGGAGGGACCTACATGGTGCTTCATAGGACTTAAATTCTACAGATTTaaagtaaaaagcaaaaattctcCACAGCCTTTGCAGTTTGTAATATGTAATGGAGAAATCAAAGGGCTAAAACACTCTAACAGGTATTTAAAAAGCATTCTATTCAGTCACAAGTATCTGATACTACAGTGAGCCATCCTGCTGGGTTCCTCCCATTATGCAAAGTCTAAAATGGTAAGTGAATATTCCTGTGAAAATGTTATTTCCTAAATATTACATTCCTAGTTAGCTAGGAGTTCAGATCTGATTAAGTCtttgaggagaaaaatatttaaaacaaacagtTAACCAGTTTCTGGTTTAATTGttacaaatatttcagtgttaaatctaaaagaagaaaatccacAAAACAATGGCTAAAGGTACAGTTTTTGCCGGGTTACTGCACGGGCACTGCAGACAAGCTGCAGCTCAAGAGTTTGTTTGGCAAGGTCGCAGGTTTCTACTGCCCACTGTTTTCTGGGTTTGTTGTGGCGCTCTCAGTGCCAACAGGCTGCACGTTATCTGCAAAATTGTGGGCATGCTCAAGGAACAAGTCTTTCAGTACGCTCAGCTCCTTGGTCAGGAGTTTAATTTTTGCCTCTAAACgttcattttcttctttgagcTGGTTGACCCTTTGCAGTGTGTCCTGtgctttctgcttgctttttaaGCGGCTCTTTTTCACCGCCATGTTGTTCCGCTCTCTGCGCTGCCGATACTCATCGCTGTTTCTGTCCACAAAGgaacttttctttccctgcttgCTCGGGGGCACAGCTTTGCCTCCACCCCCAGGACTGACTGGCACCAGCTGGGGAACCTGCTGCAGACCACTGGAGTGTGCTTGAGTGTGGATCACACTTACTCCGCTCGCATCTGTGCCGGGGTTCTGCTGGGGTGTCTTGCTCATTTGGGCAGGCTGTTCTTGGACACTGCAGAATTTATCAGGAGACTGAAAACTCTTGGGTTTCTAGAAGGTGTTTCCAATGGATCTTCACATGGATTAAGAGCAAGGTGAACCTagtaagggaaagaaaaagctaTTAAACATGCTTGCTTCAGCTACAATCTTATACATCACTGGCTTTAGCATAAAGCACTGATGGTACATCTGGCATAACACACCGTAACTGTGCTGGAGGTGGACAAGCTGCCAGCCACATTTCTGAAGTCTCCAACATATTTGGATTGGATGGGACTATTACTGGGTCATCTAGTCAAGCTGTTTGAATTGTTCACTGGCTTCACTCAGTTATTCCAAAGCCATCCCTGATGGATGGGTGTCTAGCCTAGCCTCAAATATCTCCAGTTTCACAACCTCTGTCTTGGCAACATGTTCCACTGTCTAACTTTTCCTCCAGTTATACAATTTTCTCAGTCTTCAGACTGGAGTTTTCCTTCTGTGGCTTAAACCTATTAACAGCCTGACTCTTGACCAACAGGGGTATTTGATCCTTGTCCCCTTCGGACCACGTCTCTGGGTGTATCCACAGACAAATTCCTGCCTGACCTCTGGAGCAAGGGTGCTCAGCCTGTCCACCTTTTCTCAACCACCTTACAGCACTTGTTTTGAAGACGATGTTCAAACCGATGGCTGTCATAAGGCCTACTGGTACTgagtggaaaaataaatctatgGAAGAAGGTAGTGCATTGCAAAGGCTGTGACTGGGTGACATTCTACCACAAGCAGCGTGCTGAGCCTGTAACAGTATGAATCAGGGTGGGACAGGAGCACAGGCTGATTGATGGCAGTGTAGATCACAACTCCACAACAGAGGACTGTCACCCATTAAAAGACAGCAAGCACAGCTGACTCATCCATAAATAAGGTCACCTGCGTGGTTGGTGCACTGGTcactgtcccctctcctgtccAGCACACAAACCTCCTGATGAGCAAGACATCCTCACCTGACTGACGTGCTCCCGCTGCTGAGGTCAGCCTGCTCCTGGCCCTACTGGTGGCACAAGGAGGATTCcaccacagctgcagggccaaGGCCCTGGCAAGGCTAACAGCGGGTCCCCTTCTCTTCTCATCTCACAGGATCACTTCCTATATGGCTGGGAGAGAAGAGGGGAAGGACAACAGGATGGTCCTAAGCTCCTGAAACACCTACCTATGGCTCCAGTGAAAAATACCCAGTGATCAGTCAAATCAGTGCGGATTGTCATGTTGAAAACATTTAAGTGGCACTAAACAATCCTACTGCAATGCAGCCCAGCACTGTCAAACAGATATGCAGTGTGAGCCACACAGATCAGTGTGACACATTCTCCAGagggctggggaaaagctgcagcagcactgggcagagCTGACTGCCAGGTTGGGCAGTGTCCAGCCCAGGAACACCCCTCCCATCCATAACAGCAGATGAATGACAGGATGTGTGAGGTCTGTAGTGGCCTCCTGTGTGTCACTGGTCCTTCTAAACTCCCAGGTTCATCAGCTGTGTACTGTTCCTGATTGTTTTTCTCAGCAGTCTGTGTTGCTGTTTTACTTTTGGATGGGCTAtcattaaaatgttaaaattcaACCGTGCAGATCAACTGCATATTTTCTTCCATGATGAAGGAGCCACAATGAGATGCAGCTGCACAGTGTGGTTCAGTAACATTCATGGAAAAGCCCACTAAATTTGGCTTGAATGTTACTCAAAATTAACATTCTCTGTCACCAAGAGGTCTTCCCACTTGTGAGGATGTGTGAGTATACCCACACCCTTCCTATCAAGaaatcttttcattttcctattTCAGGGCAGAATGAGACCATGAACCCTTTTGGAGCTGAATCTAAACACACAGTGTCCAACACCTCTCTGTTAGCATTTCCCCAACTGCAACCCTTAAAGCAGCTTCTGCATGCCATGTTTCGGTGTCAGATGCTGACCTGACAAGCAGTTAGGCAGAGCTGCACCGAACACCCAGCTGAGGagtgcctgtgcccagcacagactGGCAGGGCCGGTTGtagcagctgtgcctgggtaATTGCACAGACATTCTTACTCGAGGTGTAAGTGCCTGCTCCTCTTAGAGCACACACTGGCCTTGTCTGCACTTTATTTTACAACAGAGGATTTCTGCAGCCCTCAAAGCATATACAGATATACAGTTCTCTTAGATTGTCTCTGACCAAAGTAGATTTTTGACACCTTTTCCAAATCAAACAGAATGCTCTGCTGTCTCCTCTACTTCAACACATTTCAGTGCTTGCAAAGTTCACCTGGACAGGCCAGTTATGTAACCCACACCATCCTCACAATCTGATTTTTGTGCTCCTACTACAGAGGAAGGGGTGGCTCCTGCCCCTGAAGGAACCCCACCTGACATGTAACAAGTTTCTTCACCAGGTTCCATGTGCTACTTCTCTCCATGCTATCCAAACTATTTAACACTGCTTTAACACTTCTTTCATATCTCTATGATTTCCCTATGATTCAATGAGAAAACTATTTGTCCCATTAAACCTAATATTAATGAAGTATTTCAGTTGGGCAGCACATGGATATAAGCAGAGAAGATAACCAGTGTCACACCTCTCAAGCAAgaattccagccctgcctgctaGAACAGAcctccctcagctccttccccctggaactgatttgttttttattaaattgcTGTTTCTTGAGTGAGACATGCTCTTATCTAGCCTGCTGATCAGAACCCTTAactgggacaggtgacacctGGATTCCTGTCCTGCTCCAAAGAATATGCAGAGCAAATTGCACTAAACTAAAACTAGCACTGAACTGCATCACAGAGCTACAGAGCGCCAGCTGAGGCTTGGAACTTGCTTTCCCCCTGGTATTTGGAGGCCGGGTGCCTATCACCAGCTGTCAGAGGGCTGTCCCAGGTAGCAGCAGGTGCTAAGGGCATCCTGCAAGGAGAATTAAAGGCAGCAGCAGGTACAGGGCACACCGAGGGGACTCTCAGGAGGGCGAGGTGAAGGCCATGGTCACTCACTGGGGGAGGCACAGCGGGCTCAAagctcccagagcccctgcACACACCCGGAGCTGCCCCAGgcccctgcacacaggctgcCTTCCCCAGACTGctgacagccccagcacagcaggagacAGCTCCTCAGGGAGCCAGCCCCGTTTCCCAGCATCTTGTTCCCATAAAGCTGCCCAAGAGCTTCAGCCCAGCAACAGCCCTAGGCTGGTTCCACCCAACACATGGTACTGCTTCCAGTGGCCAGTTAGAACTGCCTGGTTCCCTCCTTGGGCACCAAGTGGCCACCCAGGAACCCAGCTGGCCACCCACTGCAGCAGAATAGCTGGGAACTCCAGAGGTGCCTTCTCAGGCACAAGGATGTTTCTTACTGTCCCACACTACTCCTCGGGGACCAGTGAAGCAATGAAGGCCCTCATCTGCTTTCACACatacaaaaagtaaaaataaagacattaaactTCCAAATGTTTgctttggcaaaaaaaaaaaaaaaaaaaaaaaggcaaaaaaaaccccccaaaactgtTTTGCCAATTCAATCagtatttgttttttaaaaaatacaaagtgCTTCTCTCTGCTCCTTTCTTGAGGTGTGATTGTGGTGATTCTGATCATTAGTCAGAATAACTCTATCGCTCAAATTCACAAAGCTGTCTTGTCAAATGCAAAATCGGTCCCAATTTGAACAGCAATAGGGACCTCTGTTCTCTCACACTTCACAAGGAATAGAGATAGGATCCTTCCTGACAGGATCCGAGTCCGGATTCCAATGACCCTGCATTAAGGAAGTCCAGGCACAATTTGCAGAGCAATGTGAGCGCGGGCTCACATTCACGGCTCACACTCGCAGGTGTGCAGGGGATGTGCTAACTCTCACTTACTGAAGGCTGGGACACAACGCTTTTGGCACTAGGCAGCTCAATCCCATTCCTTGTCATAGCTGACAACATTTCCACATTTATTTCAGAATCTCCATTTTTAATGCACATCTTAACAGACTGTACCAGAACACATAAACATGTATCTTAACATGACAGAACCCCAAACGCTGGGAGGCAAGGAGGTATCAGAGCACTGTCTTTGGAATTAAAACCACAGCTGGGACTTCTAACGATAAACCAATTCCTTAATTCCGAAGTTTTGCCAACGCTAACTGCTCTTACTTTCCGAAGCGGCTCGGCACGGCCCCGATACGGAGCTGGGGCTCTTCCTGCCGGATCTCAGCGCCAAGGCCGGCGCggagctccctgcctgccaaACCCCGGGTTCGAACTCGCCACCGGAGCCACGGACACTCGCCAGGAGCCCGACACGT
This region includes:
- the CEBPG gene encoding CCAAT/enhancer-binding protein gamma, yielding MSKTPQQNPGTDASGVSVIHTQAHSSGLQQVPQLVPVSPGGGGKAVPPSKQGKKSSFVDRNSDEYRQRRERNNMAVKKSRLKSKQKAQDTLQRVNQLKEENERLEAKIKLLTKELSVLKDLFLEHAHNFADNVQPVGTESATTNPENSGQ